GACGACGATGACAGTACTCCCAAAAAAAACCTCAAGCTATTGATCCAAAACTGTCCCCGCGCCGTTACGGTGTTGGAAAAAGAAGAATTTGCCTTTGCGGTCCTGTAAAGAAATATCTCAATAAAAGGCGTCTTCGATGTGCTCAATGCGTACCGTATGTTGAGTAATGACAACAGAGATGACATCAAACCGAATGTCGCCGTGCCAATCGGTATCGAAAATATACTGCTCGGCGGCTTTCATGATGAGGCGTCGCTTGGTGGCATCCACAAACTCTTCGGGCATCCCGAAGCTGACGTTGGTCCGGGTTTTTACCTCCGCAAAAATGAGGATTTTGTTCTTTTTGGCAATAATGTCTATTTCCGAATGACGAAAGCGAAAATTGCGGGCTAAAATCTCAAAGCCTTTATT
Above is a window of Runella slithyformis DSM 19594 DNA encoding:
- a CDS encoding YraN family protein encodes the protein MAEHLDTGRLGEDKAAAFLENKGFEILARNFRFRHSEIDIIAKKNKILIFAEVKTRTNVSFGMPEEFVDATKRRLIMKAAEQYIFDTDWHGDIRFDVISVVITQHTVRIEHIEDAFY